From the genome of Vicinamibacteria bacterium:
AAACGGCTCCATCGGCTCGCGGGGCACCCCGACCGCAGCGTGCGTTTTCGCGCCGCGGCCGCGCTGGCTCCATCGGGAGAGCCATGGATCGTCCGCCTGCTCGTCGCCGAGCTTTCCGAGAGCGAACGAGCGGAGGTCGAGCGTGCGAGACGCGCGCTTCAGAGAATCACGCCGGAGCGCGCCCGCCGAGTTCTCGAAGAGATGATATGGGACGGTACCGCGACGGCGTTCGCGGTGAACGCCTTCATCTCTCTCTCCCCAGAAGCGATTCGCGAGGATCGGGCACTCCAGCGCCGCATCTGGGAGCTGGTCGAAGAGGGAGTCGCCCATGGGACGCCGCTCTCTCTCATCGCCGCGTCGCGTCTTTCGCATCCACGAGCGCTCCGTGCGGTCCGGACATATATCGAACGTCGCTGATCGTACTGCCAGCGAGATCCGGATGAGGTGCCGAGACGAGCACGCCCGCGTGTGCTAACCTGAAGGCTCATGCCTGGCTACGCCTTCCAGAGGGGACAGGTTCGCTTCGGAGGACCGCTGACGCCCGGAGTCAAGATCATCATCATCGCCAACATGGTGGCGTTTCTCTTGCAAGTGATCATCCGGCCGTTCACCGAGTGGTTCACACTTCAGCCGCCTCTGGTCTTGCCTTGGAACTTCCAGATCTGGCGGGTGGGAACGTACATGTTCCTTCATTTCGGGGTGTGGCACCTGTTCTGGAACATGCTCAGTTTGTTCCTCTTCGGTGGCGCCATCGAGAGCACCTGGGGAACCCGATCGTTTTATCGGTACTACTTTTTGTGCGGTCTCGGGGGTGCGCTCTTCGCATTCATACCCATCGGGCCGTTCTACAACGTATCGATCGCGGGGGCCTCGGGAGCGGTCTATGGGATACTGCTCGCCTACGGGATCCTCTTCCCCAACAACCGAATCTACGTTCTCTTGACGTTTCCCGTCGAAGCAAAGTACCTCGTCGCCTTCGTCGGGTTCATCTCCCTGGTGAGCGCGCTCAGCGGTCAGGAGGGAATCGCTCATACCGTGCACCTCGGGGGTTTCCTCACCGGTTACATTCTGCTGCGCTGGGCGGGGCTGGCCCGACGGACGAGCTCCTTTGCACGGGCCGACTTTCTGGGCTCGGTCCGTGAGGCCTATCGACGCTGGCGCATGAGACGCCTCAGGCGCAAGTTCGAGGCCTACTACGAGAAGCGGGCTGGCCGCGACGATCAAGACATCATTCATTGAGCCGGGTTGACAAGCTTCCGGGGCGGTGGTAGCGTCCGCTCGCTCCTTGCGCTCAGGAGGTCGGCATGAATGTCAGGGCACTCCTCACGCTCCTGGTTCTCGGTCTCGCCGCGCTTTCGCTCGCTCAAGGCGATGCGATTCGCCCCACAGAGATTACTGCCGAGCAAGTCGGTCAAACCGTGGTGGTGGAGGGCCGCGTCTACAGCAGCAACAAGACGGCCGCGGGCATTCACCTCTACTTCGGCGCCGACACGAGCACGGCCTTTCAGGCGCTCGTGACTTCGGCTTCGATCCACAAATTCCAGGTCGACATCGAGAAGCAGTACTCATCACGAAACGTTCGCGTCACCGGGAAGCTCGAGGAGGATAACGGCCGGTTGTTCGTTCGCATCGAGGAGCCGTCTCAGATCAAGGTGGCTCCGCGAAAGCGTGGAACCAACTGAGCCTTACCCATCGACGCTAGCGGTCACCCGTCGCCGATGGCCACCGGCCGTTCCCGGCTCGCGCACCACTCCGACCAGGAGCCGGGATAGAGCTTCGCCCCCGTGAGGCCGGCAATCTCCATTGCGAGCAGATTGTGGCAGGCCGTGACCCCCGACCCGCAGTAGGAGACGACCGAATCGGGCCCCGACTCGATGACCTCGCGGAACCTCTGTCGCAGCACTTTTTCGGGGAGAAATCGACCCCGTTCATCGAGGTTCGCGGACGAGGGAAGATTCCTGGCGCCGGGAATGTGGCCGGCGACGGGGTCGAGCAGCTCGGTGTCGCCGCGAAACCTCTCGGGCGCCCGCGCATCGAGGAGCAGATGGTCTGCCAACGTCTCCCGCAGGGCGTCCACGTCGATACGCATTCCTTCGCGAACACGAGGTTCGAACCGGCGCGGCCCACGGCGCTCGCGGTCACGGGTGAGCGGCCTGCCGCTCGCCTCGTAAGCAGCCAGGCCGCCGTCGAGGACGGAGACGGCGTCGTGTCCCAGGAAACGAAGCATCCACCAGAGTCGGGCCGCGATTTGACCGCCGGAGGTGTCGTAGACGGTGACGTGCACCCCTTCATCGATTCCCCACTGGGAGAATCGATCGGTCATCTGCTCGATCGAGGGAAGCGGGTGTCGTCCGTTGGTCCCGCTCGGTGGAGCGGACAGGTCCCTGTCGAGATGCGCGTAGATTGCCCCGGGGAGATGGCCAAGGAGATACTCTCGCTCGCCTCGATCGGGCTCGGCGAGATAGAAGCGGCAATCGATCGTGGCCCGGTCCGGGTCGCCGGTATGCGCGAGAAGCTGGTCGGCGGCAATCAAGGGTCCCATGCTCATTCCTTCACATAGTACTCAATGCCGTGGCGGGACCCGCAATCGATCGGGCCGCCACGGCTCGGCCTTTGCGGCGCTGCGCGCCGATCTCGCGGCAGACGTTTTGGCCACCGCTCGGCAGGCGGAGTTGTCCTTGTTCATCACCCTGCTAGATCGATGAGAAAGGCATAGCAAAGCGCGGTTTCTCGGAACTGCTGGAAGCGTCCCGATTCTCCATGGTGGCCGGCCTCCATGTTCGTCTTGAGCAGGAGTCGATTCGAATCGGTCTTGATTGCTCGAAGCTTGGCCACCCACTTGGCAGGCTCCCAATAGGGGACCTGGGGATCGTGGTAACCGGCGGTCACCAGGAGGTGAGGATAGTCCTTGCGTTCCACGTTGTCATAGGGCGAGAAGGACAGCATGTAATCGTAGAACAGCTTTTGTCGGGGGTCACCCCACTCGTCGTACTCGCTCGTCGTGAGAGGAATGCTGTCGTCGAGCATCGTGGTGACCACGTCGACGAAGGGCACGTGGGCTACGACTCCATGGAAGAGCTCGGGCTTCATGTTGATCACCGCACCGAGTAGAAGCCCCCCGGCGCTGCCGCCCCATCCAAAGAGCTTTTCGGGGTGCACATAGGACTCGGATACCAGATGCTCGGCCGCGGCGATGTAATCGGTAAACGTATTCCTCTTCTGGAGGAGCCGCCCGGAGTCGTACCAGTGCCGGCCCAGCATCTGGCCTCCGCGCACATGGGCGATGGCATAGACGAAACCTCGATCGAGGAGGCTCAAACGGGCCGAGGAGAACGAAGCATCGACGTTGATCCCGTAGGACCCGTAGCCGTAGAGCACGAGCGGCGGCTTTCCCGATAACTCGGTGTCCTTGCGATAGACGAGAGAGATCGGCACTTTGGCGCCATCGGGTGCGGCGGCGGCGAGTCTCTCGGTAACGTAATCGTCGGGATCGAAATCCCCTACGACCGGTTCGCGTTT
Proteins encoded in this window:
- a CDS encoding rhomboid family intramembrane serine protease, coding for MPGYAFQRGQVRFGGPLTPGVKIIIIANMVAFLLQVIIRPFTEWFTLQPPLVLPWNFQIWRVGTYMFLHFGVWHLFWNMLSLFLFGGAIESTWGTRSFYRYYFLCGLGGALFAFIPIGPFYNVSIAGASGAVYGILLAYGILFPNNRIYVLLTFPVEAKYLVAFVGFISLVSALSGQEGIAHTVHLGGFLTGYILLRWAGLARRTSSFARADFLGSVREAYRRWRMRRLRRKFEAYYEKRAGRDDQDIIH
- a CDS encoding sulfurtransferase, with product MGPLIAADQLLAHTGDPDRATIDCRFYLAEPDRGEREYLLGHLPGAIYAHLDRDLSAPPSGTNGRHPLPSIEQMTDRFSQWGIDEGVHVTVYDTSGGQIAARLWWMLRFLGHDAVSVLDGGLAAYEASGRPLTRDRERRGPRRFEPRVREGMRIDVDALRETLADHLLLDARAPERFRGDTELLDPVAGHIPGARNLPSSANLDERGRFLPEKVLRQRFREVIESGPDSVVSYCGSGVTACHNLLAMEIAGLTGAKLYPGSWSEWCASRERPVAIGDG
- a CDS encoding prolyl oligopeptidase family serine peptidase, with translation VTPSARHWEDVVPHRKDVLVEDFELFRDFLVLIERYEGRQRIRVIPWEGTGEHEVSFEEPAYHLHLRDNFELATDLVRLGYTSLRTPRTFYDYDMRTRQRVLLKREPVVGDFDPDDYVTERLAAAAPDGAKVPISLVYRKDTELSGKPPLVLYGYGSYGINVDASFSSARLSLLDRGFVYAIAHVRGGQMLGRHWYDSGRLLQKRNTFTDYIAAAEHLVSESYVHPEKLFGWGGSAGGLLLGAVINMKPELFHGVVAHVPFVDVVTTMLDDSIPLTTSEYDEWGDPRQKLFYDYMLSFSPYDNVERKDYPHLLVTAGYHDPQVPYWEPAKWVAKLRAIKTDSNRLLLKTNMEAGHHGESGRFQQFRETALCYAFLIDLAG